A genome region from Candidatus Woesearchaeota archaeon includes the following:
- a CDS encoding adenylyltransferase/cytidyltransferase family protein → MVVGYTAGVFDLFHIGHLNILRNAKSMCDKLIVAVSTDDLVEYKAKRALIPFTERCEIVRSIKYVDSVVPQYNMDKFAAWKKIKFDIMFVGDDWHDTPKWQKIEEKFKEVGVKIIYFPYTKGISSTILNEMIDKEREKLGKNNKKGQ, encoded by the coding sequence ATAGTAGTGGGCTATACTGCAGGAGTTTTCGATTTATTCCATATAGGCCATCTTAATATTCTCAGGAATGCTAAATCGATGTGCGATAAGCTGATCGTGGCAGTTAGCACCGATGACCTTGTAGAATATAAGGCTAAGAGGGCTCTCATTCCGTTCACAGAAAGATGTGAGATTGTAAGGTCGATTAAATATGTAGATTCGGTTGTGCCCCAGTACAATATGGATAAATTTGCTGCTTGGAAGAAAATAAAATTCGATATCATGTTTGTCGGAGATGATTGGCACGATACACCGAAATGGCAGAAGATTGAAGAAAAATTTAAAGAAGTAGGTGTAAAGATAATATATTTCCCATATACTAAGGGGATTTCATCTACAATCTTGAATGAGATGATAGATAAAGAAAGGGAAAAACTGGGGAAAAATAATAAAAAAGGGCAATAG
- a CDS encoding glycosyltransferase, protein MIDMKIAILTPTFSHFSGIDRLVELKSREFIGQGQEVDIFALKGTLKPKKANLFLMGCPSYPFLERIYRLFMFLDFRKIKHYVQILQDYDLIISHLYPMNILASKAKKKNKNIKYIYHNAGVGIVESYSILEKLYLHIFNYFTNNSIKNADKVISISNFLRKELKRETGIDSEVEYIPIDKKRFHKGIRGEMIRKRYNIKDQPILLYIGRVSPHKGIHILIRAFQKVKEKFPDSKLIIVGKKTFGNYIKKLKKMSNTDIIFTGFVNDNDLPNFYAACDVYTTASLWEGFDLPLAEANAMAKPAVAFDIGAHKEVMKKGRLVKKGDIGEFAKAVITFIEKKNLKA, encoded by the coding sequence ATGATAGATATGAAAATAGCTATTTTGACACCAACATTTTCGCACTTTTCAGGCATCGACCGTCTTGTAGAATTAAAAAGCAGGGAATTTATAGGACAGGGTCAGGAGGTGGATATCTTTGCTCTAAAAGGCACTCTAAAACCAAAAAAAGCTAATCTCTTTCTCATGGGTTGTCCTTCTTATCCGTTCTTGGAGAGAATATATAGGTTATTCATGTTTCTGGATTTTAGGAAGATAAAACACTATGTTCAGATATTACAGGATTATGACTTGATTATCTCGCATCTTTACCCTATGAATATATTGGCAAGCAAAGCCAAGAAAAAAAACAAGAATATTAAATATATTTATCATAATGCAGGAGTGGGCATAGTAGAAAGCTATTCAATCCTAGAAAAGCTCTATCTGCACATATTCAATTATTTTACAAATAACAGCATAAAAAATGCTGACAAGGTTATTTCCATAAGTAATTTTCTGCGGAAAGAACTTAAGAGAGAGACAGGAATCGATAGTGAAGTTGAATATATCCCCATTGACAAAAAAAGATTCCATAAGGGCATTAGAGGAGAGATGATAAGGAAAAGGTACAATATAAAAGACCAGCCGATATTGTTATACATCGGAAGGGTAAGCCCGCATAAAGGTATACATATCCTGATCCGGGCTTTTCAGAAAGTAAAGGAAAAGTTTCCGGACTCAAAGCTCATTATCGTCGGAAAAAAGACATTTGGTAATTACATCAAAAAATTAAAAAAAATGTCTAATACTGATATCATTTTCACTGGCTTTGTCAATGATAATGACTTGCCTAATTTTTATGCAGCATGTGATGTATATACCACTGCTTCACTCTGGGAGGGATTTGATCTTCCTTTAGCAGAAGCAAACGCCATGGCCAAACCAGCAGTTGCTTTTGATATCGGAGCACATAAAGAAGTTATGAAAAAAGGTAGACTGGTTAAAAAGGGCGATATAGGTGAATTCGCAAAGGCAGTAATCACATTTATTGAGAAGAAAAATCTTAAAGCCTAG
- the gmd gene encoding GDP-mannose 4,6-dehydratase → MTRALITGVTGQDGSYLAEFLLEKGYDVHAIYRRVSTETFERLKHIKDKISLICADLMDQTSLNDTIKRVKPDEIYNLAAQSFVPESWTQPILTANVTALGALRVLDALKHINPKIKIYQASSSEMFGKVRETPQTEKTPFYPRSPYGVSKVFAYWMMKNYRESYGMFCANGILFNHESPRRGFQFVTRKVTDAAARIKLGLQKEIKLGNLEAKRDWGYAKDYVEAMWLMLRHDKPDDFVIATGETHSVRELCEIAFDRVGLNYRDFVRIDKKFIRPAEVDILIGDYSKAKKDLGWEPKVKFKELIEIMVDSDLNRYKKNESFDNGD, encoded by the coding sequence ATGACAAGGGCTTTGATAACGGGAGTAACAGGTCAGGATGGAAGTTATTTGGCTGAGTTCTTATTAGAAAAGGGATATGATGTCCATGCAATATACAGGAGAGTAAGTACAGAGACTTTTGAAAGGTTAAAACATATAAAGGATAAGATCAGCCTAATATGTGCAGACTTAATGGACCAGACTTCTTTGAATGATACTATCAAAAGAGTTAAGCCCGATGAAATATATAATCTTGCGGCACAAAGTTTTGTGCCAGAATCATGGACACAGCCAATTCTGACGGCAAATGTAACAGCATTGGGAGCCCTGAGGGTTCTTGATGCGCTGAAGCACATCAATCCCAAAATTAAGATCTATCAGGCATCCTCTTCTGAGATGTTCGGCAAAGTCAGAGAGACTCCCCAGACAGAAAAGACTCCTTTTTATCCACGGAGCCCTTATGGCGTGTCTAAAGTATTCGCTTACTGGATGATGAAGAATTATCGAGAAAGCTACGGCATGTTCTGTGCTAACGGGATCTTGTTTAATCATGAAAGCCCCAGAAGGGGCTTTCAATTTGTAACGAGAAAAGTAACAGATGCTGCTGCCAGGATTAAGCTGGGATTACAAAAAGAGATTAAATTAGGCAACTTGGAAGCGAAACGGGACTGGGGGTATGCTAAGGACTATGTGGAAGCTATGTGGCTGATGCTACGACATGATAAACCCGACGATTTTGTCATCGCTACAGGAGAGACACATTCAGTGAGGGAACTTTGTGAGATCGCTTTTGACCGTGTCGGACTAAATTATAGGGACTTTGTCCGGATAGACAAGAAGTTTATCAGGCCTGCTGAAGTTGATATCCTAATTGGAGATTACAGCAAAGCAAAGAAAGATCTCGGCTGGGAACCAAAAGTAAAATTCAAGGAATTGATAGAGATTATGGTTGATTCAGACCTAAATAGATATAAGAAGAATGAAAGCTTTGATAACGGGGATTAA
- the asnB gene encoding asparagine synthase (glutamine-hydrolyzing) — protein MCGIVGVYNLKGKSRIDRKILLNMIHSLVHRGPDDKGIFIDYNVGLGHRRLKILDLTRKGSQPMSDSAKEIYVSFNGEVYNFNEIKDELLRKGYDFKSKSDTEVIIYAYKEWGIDFIHKFNGMFAFALYDKRYDKLYLIRDRLGIKPLFYAIINDKIIFASEIKAILKYPGFKKEPNWKSISSYLSYRYVLGKPTFFKSVFKLPPGHYLSIDKKEIKEKQYWDIPINHRKKDLGKDYYVEKVKELLEKSVQMRMISDVPLGAYLSGGLDSSIIVSIMSKFSKEQVKTYSIAFNQKGYDELKYAKKVSDMYKTKHTEINVDAKQYFKIMTKLIKYKDTPLAVPNEVAIYLMSKVLKEDITVVLSGEGADEIFSGYGRIFRSPFDYYRLKSIPKSFQMIFIKSLMEKYGDKSFKNRMEHFLYLYSYFPLDEKKRIFNNYMNNLIDNDRDLRDIFRSRFEKAKNLNYYDQISYIFEKLHLVGLLGRVDNSTMATAVEARVPFVDHKLVEFMFNVPHTYKLKWKNPLSFVKAFFRNSDEVSEVSDITKHLLREAFKDDIPKSVLRRKKQGFPVPLDVWFKNDFIDYARKTLLHPHARIRKIVDQKNLSRWINEKLKRGEDSSFGQKVWMLLNIEIWLKEYFG, from the coding sequence ATGTGCGGTATAGTCGGGGTATATAACCTTAAAGGAAAATCAAGAATTGATCGTAAAATCCTATTGAATATGATTCATTCATTAGTACACCGCGGACCTGATGATAAAGGAATTTTTATTGATTACAATGTAGGCTTGGGCCATAGGCGTTTGAAAATACTGGACTTAACCAGAAAAGGAAGCCAACCAATGTCGGATTCTGCTAAAGAAATTTATGTATCATTTAATGGAGAAGTATATAATTTTAATGAAATAAAAGATGAGCTTCTTAGAAAAGGATATGACTTTAAATCGAAGTCTGATACTGAAGTGATAATTTATGCATATAAAGAATGGGGGATTGATTTTATACATAAGTTCAATGGGATGTTTGCTTTTGCCTTGTATGATAAGAGATATGATAAACTATATCTGATAAGAGATCGTTTGGGCATTAAACCCCTTTTTTATGCTATTATTAATGATAAAATAATTTTTGCTTCGGAAATTAAAGCTATTCTTAAATATCCTGGTTTTAAAAAAGAACCAAATTGGAAATCAATAAGTAGCTATTTATCTTATAGGTATGTTTTGGGAAAGCCAACCTTTTTTAAATCTGTTTTTAAATTGCCTCCAGGGCATTATCTATCTATTGATAAGAAAGAAATCAAAGAAAAACAATATTGGGATATACCCATTAATCATAGAAAGAAAGACCTCGGTAAAGATTATTATGTCGAGAAAGTCAAAGAACTTCTTGAAAAATCAGTGCAGATGAGGATGATTAGTGACGTGCCTCTGGGTGCATACTTAAGCGGCGGGCTTGATTCAAGCATTATTGTCTCTATAATGTCTAAATTCAGCAAAGAGCAAGTGAAGACGTATTCTATTGCCTTTAACCAAAAAGGGTATGATGAGCTAAAGTATGCAAAAAAAGTTTCTGATATGTATAAAACTAAACATACTGAAATAAATGTAGATGCTAAACAGTATTTTAAGATAATGACTAAATTAATAAAATATAAAGATACCCCTTTAGCAGTGCCAAATGAAGTTGCTATTTATTTAATGTCTAAAGTCCTGAAAGAAGATATAACTGTCGTGCTATCTGGTGAAGGTGCAGATGAAATTTTTTCTGGATATGGTAGGATATTTAGAAGTCCGTTTGATTATTATCGTCTAAAATCAATACCAAAATCTTTTCAGATGATTTTCATAAAATCTTTGATGGAAAAATATGGAGATAAAAGCTTTAAAAACAGAATGGAACATTTTCTTTACCTTTATAGCTATTTTCCTTTAGATGAAAAGAAAAGAATATTTAACAATTACATGAACAACCTGATAGATAATGATAGGGATTTAAGGGACATTTTTAGAAGTAGATTTGAGAAAGCTAAGAATCTTAATTACTATGATCAGATTTCATATATATTTGAAAAATTACATCTGGTGGGACTTTTAGGAAGAGTGGATAATTCTACTATGGCAACTGCTGTAGAGGCAAGAGTTCCTTTTGTAGACCATAAGCTAGTTGAGTTTATGTTTAATGTTCCCCATACATATAAACTTAAGTGGAAGAACCCCCTGTCTTTTGTTAAGGCATTTTTTAGAAATTCCGATGAGGTTAGCGAGGTATCGGATATAACTAAACATCTGCTTCGGGAAGCATTCAAAGATGATATCCCTAAATCTGTTTTAAGAAGGAAAAAGCAGGGATTTCCCGTACCTTTAGATGTCTGGTTCAAAAATGATTTTATTGATTATGCTAGGAAAACTCTTTTGCATCCCCATGCCAGAATAAGAAAAATAGTAGATCAAAAAAATCTTTCCAGATGGATAAATGAAAAATTAAAAAGAGGAGAAGACTCTTCTTTTGGCCAAAAGGTATGGATGCTTCTAAATATTGAGATTTGGCTTAAAGAATATTTTGGATAA
- a CDS encoding NAD-dependent epimerase/dehydratase family protein: METKKIFITGVAGFLGSHLADRFIEKGHEVVGCDSLIGGYLDNVNPDVDFHQYDCNFLNSMVKITKGADVIYHTAATAYEGLSVFSPHLITKNIFQITASVASAAIQNNVERFVFTSSMARYGTQEKVPFNEDMTPKPQDPYGIGKYSSELLIRNLSSVHEMDHVIAVPHNIIGPRQKYDDPYRNVASIMINLMLQNRQPIIYGNGNQKRCFSFVQDCIACLEKLAFQHNVVGEIINIGPDEEFVSINDLAKVLAELLDFDLEPVYYPDRPQEVALANCSADKARKMLGYKTKYTLKQGLQEMIDWIRERGPKRFKYHLDLEIINSKIPVTWKDKIF; encoded by the coding sequence ATGGAGACCAAAAAAATATTTATAACAGGGGTTGCAGGTTTTCTGGGAAGCCATCTTGCGGATAGATTCATAGAGAAAGGACATGAAGTTGTTGGATGCGATAGTCTCATAGGAGGGTATCTTGATAACGTTAATCCAGATGTTGACTTTCATCAATATGACTGCAATTTTCTAAACTCTATGGTCAAGATTACAAAAGGGGCGGACGTGATATATCATACGGCAGCAACTGCTTATGAAGGTTTAAGCGTATTCAGCCCACATTTGATAACAAAGAATATTTTTCAGATAACTGCCTCTGTTGCAAGTGCAGCTATCCAAAATAATGTCGAGAGATTTGTGTTCACATCTTCTATGGCAAGATATGGAACGCAGGAAAAAGTGCCTTTTAATGAGGATATGACTCCCAAACCGCAGGATCCTTACGGAATCGGCAAGTACTCTTCTGAACTGCTTATCAGGAATCTGAGTTCAGTCCATGAAATGGATCATGTCATAGCAGTTCCGCATAATATTATCGGCCCGAGGCAAAAATACGATGATCCTTACAGGAACGTTGCCAGCATAATGATCAATCTGATGCTGCAGAACAGGCAGCCAATCATTTATGGAAACGGAAACCAGAAGAGATGCTTTAGCTTTGTCCAGGACTGTATAGCATGCTTAGAAAAACTGGCATTTCAGCACAACGTAGTTGGGGAAATAATCAATATAGGGCCTGATGAAGAATTCGTATCCATTAATGATCTAGCAAAAGTGCTTGCGGAACTATTGGACTTTGACCTTGAACCTGTTTACTACCCTGACAGGCCACAGGAAGTCGCGTTAGCTAATTGTTCGGCTGACAAGGCAAGGAAGATGCTAGGATACAAAACAAAATATACGCTAAAACAAGGCCTTCAGGAAATGATAGACTGGATCCGAGAACGGGGTCCCAAGCGCTTTAAGTATCATCTGGATCTTGAAATTATTAATAGCAAGATTCCAGTCACATGGAAAGATAAGATATTCTAA
- a CDS encoding glycosyltransferase, which produces MVSGSMVSDKPIFVQILLGTTGGCADQLSPREDYFLHPITVMKEKGYIPEVWTLEKGAPGNCRGARIRRFSSALFLVLNLLSNKKVKLIHAHLRPYLPSLLSGLLNKKCVLTPHTYMLGSSWLIKKFSLMLMKQFDRIIALTPHERQIYLDNGITSNKVRLIPHPIDWDFFSKAHLEPTEKIRKRYNIYDNEFVITTVANFRRIKNLETMLSAFQKFLYYNKKSKFIVVGKNQLQNKKYSEQGNSRGYALGINSIVKQLGDKVIFTGGIGYRQVRKILAISDIYVNNSDLEAMCLSVYEAASAGVPLCLSKIGSFTSVFGDMALYSEPRDEKGLLKNFLKYFENPVLRNKSGNKLSRFAKKWDYPLVMKDLKVLYKELTD; this is translated from the coding sequence ATGGTTTCCGGGAGTATGGTGTCAGATAAACCTATATTTGTCCAGATATTACTAGGAACTACAGGAGGGTGTGCAGACCAGCTCTCCCCTAGGGAAGATTATTTTCTACATCCCATTACAGTCATGAAGGAAAAGGGGTATATTCCTGAGGTATGGACGCTTGAAAAGGGAGCCCCCGGCAACTGCAGAGGGGCCAGGATAAGAAGATTTTCCTCTGCCCTTTTTTTGGTTTTAAATTTATTATCAAATAAGAAAGTTAAACTGATTCATGCCCATTTAAGGCCTTATCTCCCTTCTCTTTTATCGGGTCTATTAAATAAAAAGTGTGTACTTACCCCACATACATACATGCTTGGATCATCGTGGCTAATAAAAAAATTTTCATTAATGCTCATGAAACAATTTGACAGAATAATAGCGTTAACACCCCACGAACGCCAAATCTATCTGGATAATGGAATTACAAGCAATAAGGTAAGACTAATCCCCCACCCAATCGACTGGGATTTTTTCTCAAAGGCTCATCTTGAACCAACAGAAAAAATAAGGAAAAGATATAATATTTATGACAATGAATTTGTGATTACAACCGTTGCAAACTTTCGGAGAATAAAGAACCTTGAAACTATGTTATCTGCTTTTCAAAAATTTTTATATTACAATAAGAAATCTAAATTTATTGTAGTGGGTAAAAATCAGCTGCAGAATAAAAAATATTCAGAGCAGGGGAATTCCAGGGGTTATGCGTTAGGAATTAATTCAATTGTAAAACAGCTTGGTGATAAAGTTATTTTTACAGGCGGCATTGGCTATAGACAAGTGAGAAAAATTCTTGCAATATCAGATATATATGTAAATAACTCGGATTTGGAAGCTATGTGCTTATCTGTTTATGAAGCAGCTTCTGCAGGAGTGCCTTTATGTTTGTCCAAAATCGGATCCTTTACAAGCGTTTTTGGAGATATGGCACTTTATAGTGAACCAAGAGATGAGAAAGGACTTCTAAAAAATTTTTTAAAGTATTTTGAAAATCCTGTTCTCAGAAATAAATCAGGGAATAAACTAAGCAGATTTGCCAAGAAATGGGATTATCCCTTAGTCATGAAGGATTTGAAAGTTCTCTATAAAGAACTAACCGATTAA
- a CDS encoding glycosyltransferase, whose translation MKKIGLVSPFPPKKDGIAIYSDNLYQSLKKNEYEIVTIGNRGSNADYNVDFKSFNLQKDIYNIIKKEKIDIIHIQYVAALFGRRFMNINLISALNLSVPVIVTLHEVQYCTKGFKNKILSYIEKKIINKADSIVVHTGQQKKFLEKKYKAENITHIYHGLSLYRIQKSPNNKIIFFGMISKGKGVEYLIKAMQYLPEYHLLIAGRFVDKKTKKSVIKELKALNLKNISMHFGWVGEEQKKTYYKNSDLVVLPYVWAPYQSGVMHDALSWNLPLVVTEEGGLPELVREFRFGEIVKTRSPAEIAKGVKSVFNNYAKYKEGIIRYRKAANWKTVAYKHLTLYELVTRDLKYSKNI comes from the coding sequence ATGAAAAAGATAGGACTTGTCAGCCCCTTTCCGCCAAAAAAAGATGGAATAGCTATTTATTCAGATAATTTATATCAAAGTTTGAAAAAAAATGAATATGAAATAGTGACTATTGGAAATAGGGGCAGCAATGCTGACTATAATGTTGATTTTAAGTCATTTAATCTGCAAAAAGATATTTATAATATTATAAAAAAGGAAAAAATTGATATTATCCATATTCAATACGTCGCTGCTTTATTTGGCAGAAGATTTATGAATATAAACTTAATTTCGGCCTTAAATTTATCTGTGCCTGTAATTGTTACTTTGCACGAGGTTCAATATTGTACAAAAGGCTTTAAAAATAAAATTTTATCATATATTGAAAAGAAAATTATTAACAAAGCAGACAGCATTGTTGTACATACTGGGCAGCAGAAAAAATTCCTGGAAAAGAAGTATAAGGCTGAAAATATCACTCATATATACCATGGCCTCAGCTTATACCGCATTCAAAAAAGCCCGAACAATAAGATTATCTTTTTTGGCATGATATCTAAAGGGAAAGGAGTAGAATATTTGATAAAGGCGATGCAGTATCTGCCTGAATATCATCTTTTAATTGCAGGGAGGTTTGTTGATAAAAAAACTAAAAAGTCTGTAATAAAAGAATTGAAAGCTTTGAACCTGAAAAATATCAGTATGCATTTTGGATGGGTCGGTGAGGAGCAGAAAAAAACCTATTATAAGAATTCCGATCTTGTAGTACTGCCTTATGTTTGGGCCCCATACCAGTCTGGTGTGATGCATGATGCACTATCCTGGAATCTCCCTCTTGTTGTGACTGAGGAAGGGGGCTTGCCGGAATTGGTAAGAGAATTTAGATTTGGGGAAATTGTAAAAACCAGAAGCCCCGCCGAGATTGCGAAGGGGGTAAAATCTGTTTTTAATAATTACGCAAAATATAAAGAGGGAATAATACGATACAGAAAAGCTGCAAATTGGAAGACAGTTGCATATAAGCATCTGACTTTGTATGAGCTAGTTACGCGGGACTTAAAATATTCAAAAAATATATAA
- a CDS encoding oligosaccharide flippase family protein — translation MALAKTIIKNTGFLFWNEIINKLLSFFLVIIITRYLGDVGYGKYSFAFAFISLFIMLSHIGLTTYIFREIAKDRQQAGKLLSSVFSLKILLISLLYLIIIPVSYFMPTTKKIILVILLVAIHESFTVMNSLIGIVYKAFEKGEYNSYSTMIDRILALVFAYLVLTKGYGIYVLMGALILSKIFAFVFNYFTCTKKFAKIQLSADFGHWKKLVRNSLPFWFTLIFRKIYYETDKVMLAAFRGFAVTGWYSAAATLIGALTVIPSIITYGSFPAMARFHHQGSKKLLKILYKKVFYYLLVIGIPVVIGISLLSGRIIIFIYSNEFIRSGFILKILSWGLLLIFLNHIMGNLLNAINKQSLFTLSTGISAFMNILLNAVLIPFYSYIGAAFATIATQAVNFFVLYYFTSKEGYPLNMLSLTYKPLIAAIIMALAVYIIRAFHILYIIPIAALVYFCMLIILGGLEKEEINLIRSFKKGK, via the coding sequence ATGGCTCTGGCAAAGACTATTATCAAGAATACTGGCTTTCTTTTCTGGAATGAAATAATAAATAAGCTGCTTTCCTTTTTTCTAGTAATAATTATAACAAGATATTTGGGCGATGTAGGTTATGGAAAATACTCTTTTGCTTTTGCATTTATCAGCTTATTCATAATGCTTTCACATATAGGGCTTACAACATATATTTTTAGAGAGATAGCAAAAGACAGGCAGCAGGCAGGAAAACTATTAAGCAGTGTTTTCTCATTGAAAATATTGCTCATTTCCTTGCTTTATCTGATAATAATTCCGGTTTCTTACTTCATGCCCACTACCAAAAAGATAATTCTTGTAATTTTGCTTGTGGCTATCCATGAATCTTTTACAGTAATGAATTCTCTGATAGGAATTGTCTATAAAGCATTTGAAAAAGGCGAATATAATTCTTATTCTACAATGATAGACAGGATATTGGCTCTTGTCTTCGCATATTTAGTACTAACTAAAGGGTATGGGATATATGTTCTTATGGGCGCCCTTATCCTGAGTAAAATATTTGCTTTTGTATTCAATTACTTTACATGCACTAAAAAATTTGCCAAGATACAGCTAAGTGCAGATTTCGGTCATTGGAAAAAACTAGTGAGAAATTCGCTTCCATTTTGGTTTACCCTGATATTTCGCAAGATATATTATGAAACAGATAAGGTGATGCTGGCTGCTTTCAGGGGTTTTGCAGTTACGGGGTGGTATAGTGCAGCTGCAACTCTTATAGGTGCGCTTACTGTTATTCCATCTATAATTACCTACGGAAGTTTTCCGGCTATGGCAAGATTTCATCACCAGGGTTCAAAAAAATTATTAAAAATATTATATAAGAAAGTTTTTTATTATTTATTAGTTATAGGTATTCCTGTAGTTATAGGCATTAGCCTGCTCTCGGGAAGGATAATAATATTTATTTATTCTAATGAATTTATCAGATCAGGTTTTATTCTTAAAATTCTTTCATGGGGTCTTCTCTTAATTTTTTTGAACCATATCATGGGAAACTTGCTTAATGCGATTAATAAGCAATCTTTATTTACATTATCAACTGGTATTAGTGCATTTATGAATATATTACTAAATGCTGTGCTGATTCCTTTCTATAGCTATATTGGAGCTGCCTTTGCAACTATAGCAACACAGGCTGTTAATTTTTTTGTTTTATATTATTTCACGTCTAAGGAAGGATATCCTCTGAATATGTTATCTTTAACTTATAAGCCGCTCATTGCAGCTATTATTATGGCCTTAGCTGTATATATTATAAGGGCGTTTCATATCTTATATATAATTCCAATAGCTGCATTGGTATATTTCTGTATGCTGATCATATTAGGGGGTTTGGAAAAGGAAGAAATAAACTTGATTAGATCCTTCAAAAAAGGCAAGTAA
- a CDS encoding glycosyltransferase — MKRAVIVMPAYQAESTIESVFKRIPKNILEKIYSIIVVDDGCTDKTEEIIKKLQEENNKIILLKHGVNKGYGAAQKTGFNKALGLEADIAILLHSDGQYPPEIIEKMISPLENGYDVVLGSRILGGEALKGGMPLIKYIGNRGLTFIENLAYGLNISEYHSGYMAYSSNALRTIKFNALSNNFHFDGEMTMMAGKKKLRIKEVPIPTTYANEKSHLNIFAYGFDVLSIIFKYLRGGYNL; from the coding sequence ATGAAACGTGCTGTAATAGTTATGCCTGCTTATCAAGCAGAAAGTACAATAGAAAGTGTTTTCAAAAGGATTCCTAAAAACATATTGGAGAAGATATACAGTATTATTGTTGTGGATGACGGCTGTACTGATAAGACTGAAGAGATTATTAAAAAACTGCAAGAAGAAAATAATAAGATAATATTGCTGAAGCATGGAGTAAATAAAGGATATGGGGCTGCCCAGAAGACTGGTTTCAATAAGGCATTAGGGCTTGAGGCAGACATAGCAATACTCCTTCACTCAGACGGCCAGTACCCGCCTGAGATTATCGAAAAGATGATCTCTCCATTGGAGAATGGGTATGATGTTGTACTTGGAAGCAGGATATTAGGAGGAGAAGCCCTGAAGGGAGGTATGCCCCTGATAAAGTATATAGGAAATAGAGGACTGACATTTATCGAGAATCTTGCTTATGGACTCAATATCTCTGAATACCATTCTGGTTATATGGCGTATTCTAGCAATGCCCTCCGAACAATCAAATTCAACGCACTTTCTAACAATTTTCATTTTGATGGCGAGATGACCATGATGGCAGGGAAGAAAAAACTGAGAATCAAAGAAGTGCCAATCCCCACTACGTATGCTAACGAAAAGTCACATCTTAATATCTTTGCTTATGGTTTTGATGTTCTGAGCATTATATTCAAATATTTAAGAGGAGGCTATAACCTTTGA
- a CDS encoding methyltransferase domain-containing protein, translating to MSYLYKEDKYSSHSRIIDLCNGSGTALDIGSSSGYIAKQLTNYTVYCIDIDKESIKNAKRYCKKAILGDIESARLPKNKFDMIIAADILEHLKNPAKVLLKLRNSLKKNGKMIISVPNVAHLWIRINLLFGRFNYEKKGILDKTHLRFYTLSSIKKELDKAGFRIIKIIPTPVPLPIINKAFAESNILNFVHKINNFFAHSFRRLLAFQFVIYVKKSRP from the coding sequence TTGAGCTATCTTTATAAGGAGGATAAGTACAGCAGCCATTCTAGGATAATTGACTTGTGCAATGGCAGTGGAACTGCGCTTGATATAGGCAGCTCATCCGGCTATATCGCCAAACAATTGACTAATTATACAGTCTATTGTATAGATATAGACAAGGAATCAATTAAGAACGCGAAAAGATACTGCAAGAAAGCTATCCTAGGAGATATCGAAAGTGCAAGACTTCCTAAGAACAAATTTGACATGATAATTGCAGCCGACATATTAGAACACCTTAAGAATCCTGCTAAAGTTCTTTTAAAGCTGCGAAATTCCCTAAAAAAAAATGGAAAAATGATAATATCTGTACCTAATGTAGCACATCTATGGATTAGGATTAACCTGTTATTTGGAAGGTTTAACTATGAGAAAAAGGGGATACTGGATAAGACCCACTTAAGGTTTTATACACTTTCTTCTATTAAGAAAGAATTGGACAAAGCAGGATTCAGGATAATCAAGATAATCCCAACTCCTGTTCCTCTGCCCATTATTAATAAGGCTTTTGCCGAAAGCAATATTCTAAATTTTGTCCATAAGATAAATAATTTTTTTGCTCATTCTTTCAGGAGATTGCTGGCATTTCAGTTTGTAATTTATGTAAAAAAGAGCAGACCTTGA